The DNA segment GTTGCGAGGCCCGCCAGCGCCGCTCGCCCGCCACGATCTCGAAGCCGTCGCCGCGCGGGCGCACGAGGAGGGGTTGCAGCACGCCCTTTTCCCGAATGCTGCCCGCGAGTTCCGCCAGCGCCTCGGGCCCGAAGACCTGCCGGGGCTGGTAGGCCGCCTGCACGATCTTCTCGACCCGGACGGTCTGCACCGCCGGTCCCGGCTCGCCAGCGGCAGGCTGCGGCTTGCCGAGCAGGGCATCGAGGCCGCGTCCCAGACCGCTAGATTTTTTCGACACGCTGCATCACCTCCTCGGCGAGCCGCTTGTACGCCGCCGCCCCGCTCGACAGGGGCGCGAAGGCGTTGATGGGCTTGGCGAAGCTCGGCGCCTCGGAGAGCCGCACGTTGCGGGGCACGACCGACCAGAAGACGAGTTCGCCGAAATGCTGGCGCACCATCGTCTCGACCTCCTGCCCGAGGTTCGTGCGCCCGTCGAACATCGTGATCGCCACCCCGAGGACCCTCAGCCTCGGGTTCAGGCCGCCGCGCACCCGCTCCACCGTCTCCATCAGGCCCGCCAGCCCCTCCAGCGCGAAATACTCGGCCTGGAGGGGGATCAGCAGGGCGTCGGCGGCGGCAAGGACGTTGACCGTGAGCGGCCCCAGGCTGGGCGGCGCGTCGATCAGCACGAGGTCGTAGCCCTCCACCCGGGCGAGCAGCCGGGTCAGGGCCTCCGGGTCGCCCGCGAGTTCGACCCCCGCACCCGCGAGGTCCGGGGTGGCGGGCAGCACGTCGAGGCCCGGCTGACCGGAGGGCTGGATCAGCTCCGGGACGCGTCCGGGTTCGTCCAGGGCCTCGTACAGGCCGCGCTCCTGCCCGCGCAGGCCGAGGCCGCTGGAGGCGTTGCCCTGGGGGTCCATGTCGAGGAGCAGCACCCGGCGTCCTCCCGCCGCCAGATACGCGGCGAGATTGATGGCGGTGGTGGTCTTCCCCACCCCGCCCTTCTGGTTCACGACTCCGAGGATCTTCACGTCGCCTTCCAGAATAACGGCTGCTTGTTCGGTACGCCCTCACGGCGCGGGTAGCGTTCGGGCGTGGGCGCCACCTTCTCGACCACCACCAGCGTCCGCGCGTCCCCCAGCACGGGCAGCGCGAAGGGCTCCACCGCCCTCACCTCACCCCCGACCTCCGCCGCCGCCCGGGTGCCCGCCTCCAGCTCCTCGGGACCGAGCGCCCCCTTCTGGGCAACGAGCAGGCCGCCGACCGGGAGGAAGGGCAAGGCCAACTCGGCGAGGATGGGCAACGCCGCCACCGCCCGCGTGACCACCCGGTCGTACCCCTCGCGCCGTCCCGGTTGGCGGCCCAGGGTCTCCGCCCGGCCCGTCAGAGGCTCCACGTTCGCCAGCCCGAGGTCCCGCGCCGTGCGGCCCACGAACTCGACTTTCTTGCGGGTCGCGTCCATCGCCGTGACCCTCAGCTCCGGGCGCACGATGGCGAGGGGCAGGGCCGGAAACCCGGCGCCCGTTCCCAGGTCGAGAACGCTCCACTCGCCGTCGAGCCACCCGCCCCGCAGGCAGGTCAGCGAGTCCACGAAATGTTTGAGGATGATGTCGCGCTCGTTTCTCAGCGAGGTGAGGTTGACCTGATCCGCCCCCGCGACGAGCAGGTCAAGCAGGCGCCCGAACAACTCAGCCTGTGGGGAAAGGTCGAGGTCCAGTTCTGCCGCCGCGTTCAGCAAAAATCGTCTTCCTTCAGGAGTCATAGACCGTACTTTTCTTTCATCGCCTGATACCGCTCGAACACGTGTCCGTCGATCTCCTCCAACGGCAGGCGGTCGAGCAGGGGCACCAGCCGTCCCCGCAAAACCTCCCCCGCGCCATCCACTGAAAGTAGCTGCGCCCGCCATGCGCGTACGGCCCGTAGAGGCGCGAGCCCGGGCACCACTCCAGCAGTCGCCCGAACAGCCGCTCATGGCGGGTATGCATCCTCACCGTGACGTGTGGCTGCTTCCCGTCA comes from the Deinococcus aestuarii genome and includes:
- a CDS encoding ParA family protein; the encoded protein is MKILGVVNQKGGVGKTTTAINLAAYLAAGGRRVLLLDMDPQGNASSGLGLRGQERGLYEALDEPGRVPELIQPSGQPGLDVLPATPDLAGAGVELAGDPEALTRLLARVEGYDLVLIDAPPSLGPLTVNVLAAADALLIPLQAEYFALEGLAGLMETVERVRGGLNPRLRVLGVAITMFDGRTNLGQEVETMVRQHFGELVFWSVVPRNVRLSEAPSFAKPINAFAPLSSGAAAYKRLAEEVMQRVEKI
- the rsmG gene encoding 16S rRNA (guanine(527)-N(7))-methyltransferase RsmG, producing the protein MTPEGRRFLLNAAAELDLDLSPQAELFGRLLDLLVAGADQVNLTSLRNERDIILKHFVDSLTCLRGGWLDGEWSVLDLGTGAGFPALPLAIVRPELRVTAMDATRKKVEFVGRTARDLGLANVEPLTGRAETLGRQPGRREGYDRVVTRAVAALPILAELALPFLPVGGLLVAQKGALGPEELEAGTRAAAEVGGEVRAVEPFALPVLGDARTLVVVEKVAPTPERYPRREGVPNKQPLFWKAT